The Daucus carota subsp. sativus chromosome 7, DH1 v3.0, whole genome shotgun sequence genome window below encodes:
- the LOC108195104 gene encoding eIF-2-alpha kinase GCN2 isoform X1: MGHSSKKKKRGGGGGGGRRSKASRADHNSLRSDDNELLAEEITALCAIFQDDCRVVSESPPQVNINLRPYSKDMGYEELDISALLSVRYLPGYPYKCPKLQISPEKGLSTSECDKLLALLHDQANSNAREGRVMIYNLVEAAQEFLSEIAPLGQLHDSAAGKNSITSVDEPPIYFEKACLMRGPFVYGFLDLFSGSGESWQFSLAMEDSRHMDSTLDGHRHGYGTPEKTIGHDVMPSFEVTKQGNLRNLSGKTALRTSTANLEMLDEKSEEESSSDTFSDQAEESDGNATSSEDALVDEHLAEIDYDQESTEQSLYIASPIQDQSSQTNARDLILAHLLRVACAPKGPLADSLPEITSELYNLGVVSHQVRDYALKSAPLFDRTFNHVFAHHMASSKNTHFWMASSDIGEQNSSATPSSRYLNDFEELQPLGQGGFGHVVLCKNKLDGRQYAMKKIRLKDKSPPVNDRIVREVATLSRLQHQHVVRYYQAWFETGVFGHNDGLWGSESARSSSFSYIDANPTDLTENDKIESTYLYIQMEYCPRTLRQMFESYDHFDKERAWNFSRQIVEGLAHIHGQGIIHRDLTPNNIFFDARSDIKIGDFGLAKFLKLEQLEQDLDLAETPGVSVDGTGRVGTYFYTAPEIEQGWLKINEKADMYSFGIVFLELWHPFTTAMERHIVLSDLKQKGELPSDWVAEFPEQAMLLRRLMSPSPSDRPSATELLKHVFPPRMEYELVDNILRKMHSSEDTSIRDKVVNALFDEEIVAPKARQETFDTPKLREHDASIQYTELDTAVRDQVVEVTVEVFKQHCAKHMEILPMQLLGSSSQLERKTVKLLANGGDMIELCQELRLPFVNWVVANQKTAYKRYEVCCVYRRAIGHSPPNRYLQGDLDIVGGAPALTEAEVIKAAMSIIMNCFHPESCDIHLNHGYLLDALWSWIGIKDDCRHKVAELLSMLGSLRPQSPERKLKWGLIRQQLRQELNLTEAAVNKLHTVVLRFCGDADQALPRLRGALPSDKATRKALDELAELMSYLRVWKLDKHVHVDPLMPPTESYHRNLFFQIFLRKDNNSGSLVEGTLLAVGGRYDHLIHSLWTKIYKSNPPGAVGTSIALETIIQHSSVEIKSFRNDATSSVLVCSRGGGGLLRERMELVAELWEEKIRAEFVPASDPSLTEQYEYANERDIRCLVIITEMSVSEKGSVQVRHLDLKRTKEVDRENVVKFLSDAFASQFRNPSMWT; encoded by the exons ATGGGGCATAGCTCCAAAAAGAAGAAGCGAGGCGGAGGCGGTGGCGGTGGGAGACGCAGCAAGGCCAGCAGAGCTGATCACAATTCTCTTCGTTCCGATGACAACGAACTTCTCGCCGAGGAAATTACTGCTTT GTGTGCTATATTCCAGGATGACTGCAGAGTGGTTTCAGAGtctcctcctcaagttaatatcaATCTCAG GCCGTACTCGAAGGATATGGGTTATGAGGAGTTAGACATTTCCGCTCTTCTTTCGGTTAG ATATTTACCTGGATATCCTTACAAGTGCCCGAAGCTGCAGATAAGTCCCGAAAAAGGTTTATCCACTTCAGAATGCGATAAGCTACTAGCATTGCTTCATGACCAA GCCAATTCTAATGCTCGAGAAGGACGTGTTATGATTTACAATTTAGTAGAGGCTGCTCAAGAGTTTTTGTCTGAGATTGCTCCGCTTGGACAATTACATGACTCA GCGGCAGGCAAAAATAGCATTACCTCTGTAGATGAACCGCCAATATATTTCGAAAAAGCTTGCTTAATGCGCGGGCCTTTTGTTTATGGTTTCCTAGATCTTTTCAGTGGTTCGGGGGAGTCGTGGCAGTTTAGCCTTGCAATGGAAGATAGTAGGCATATGGACTCTACATTAGATGGTCATAGACATGGGTATGGGACTCCAGAGAAGACAATTGGGCATGATGTGATGCCGTCATTTGAGGTGACTAAGCAGGGCAATCTACGTAACCTTTCTGGAAAGACTGCTTTGCGTACGTCTACGGCAAATTTGGAAATGCTTGATGAAAAGAGTGAAGAAGAAAGTAGTTCTGATACATTCAgtgatcaagcagaagaatcagATGGAAATGCTACATCTAGTGAG GATGCTCTTGTGGATGAACATTTAGCAGAAATTGATTATGACCAAGAAAGTACCGAACAGTCATTATATATAGCTTCTCCAATACAGGATCAGTCATCTCAAACAAATGCACGAGATTTGATTCTG GCTCACTTACTTCGGGTTGCTTGTGCTCCTAAAGGCCCGTTAGCTGATTCTTTGCCAGAAATTACTTCAGAACTGTACAACCTAGGA GTTGTCTCCCATCAAGTACGAGATTATGCTCTTAAGTCGGCTCCACTATTCGACAGAACTTTTAACCATGTGTTTGCTCATCATATG GCTTCTTCCAAGAACACACATTTTTGGATGGCTTCTTCTGACATTGGAGAGCAAAATTCATCAGCTACTCCAAGTTCGCgttatttaaatgattttgagGAGCTTCAACCTCTGG GTCAGGGTGGATTTGGGCATGTTGTGCTTTGCAAGAATAAGCTAGATGGAAGGCAGTATGCAATGAAGAAAATTCGCTTGAAGGATAAAAGTCCACCAGTTAATGATAGAATAGTGAG GGAAGTGGCTACATTGTCCCGTCTGCAGCATCAGCATGTTGTCCGTTACTATCAG GCTTGGTTTGAAACAGGAGTTTTTGGGCACAATGATGGACTCTGGGGTTCTGAAAGTGCAAGAAGCTCCAGTTTCAGCTATATAGATGCAAATCCAACAGACCTTACAGAGAATGACAAAATTGAGTCAACATATCTATATATTCAAATGGAGTATTGCCCAAG GACCCTTCGACAGATGTTTGAATCTTATGATCATTTTGACAAGGAACGTGCATGGAATTTTTCTCGACAAATTGTAGAAGGACTAGCTCATATTCATGGACAAGGAATTATACACCGTGATTTGACAccaaataatatcttttttgaTGCCCGCAGTGATATCAAGATTGGGGATTTTGGTCTTG CAAAGTTCTTGAAGCTTGAGCAACTGGAACAAGATCTGGATCTTGCTGAGACACCAGGAGTATCAGTTGATGGTACTGGGCGTGTTGGGACATATTTCTATACTGCACCAGAAATTGAGCAAGGGTGGTTAAAAATCAACGAGAAG GCAGACATGTACAGCTTTGGAATCGTCTTTCTTGAGCTGTGGCATCCATTTACTACAGCTATGGAACGACACATTGTCCTGTCTGACCTTAAACAGAAGGGAGAACTTCCTTCTGATTGGGTTGCTGAATTTCCAGAGCAAGCAATGCTATTACGACGCTTGATGTCTCCTAGTCCCTCGGACCGTCCATCAGCAACAGAGCTCCTTAAACATGTTTTCCCTCCTCGAATGGAATACGAGCTGGTTGATA ATATTCTGCGTAAGATGCATTCCTCAGAGGATACCAGTATTCGGGATAAAGTTGTCAATGCTTTATTTGACGAGGAGATTGTAGCTCCGAAAGCACGCCAAGAAACTTTTGATACACCAAAGCTTAGAGAACATGACGCATCTATTCAATACACAGAGCTAGATACTGCAGTACGTGATCAGGTTGTGGAAGTCACCGTTGAAGTGTTTAAGCAACATTGTGCAAAACATATGGAGATATTACCCATGCAACTGCTAGGCAGTAGTTCACAACTTGAAAG GAAGACTGTGAAATTGTTAGCCAATGGGGGGGACATGATTGAGCTTTGCCAGGAGCTGCGCTTGCCCTTTGTGAATTGGGTTGTTGCAAACCAG AAGACTGCTTACAAACGGTATGAAGTATGTTGTGTATATCGCCGTGCAATTGGCCATTCACCGCCAAATCGTTACCTTCAG GGGGACTTGGATATAGTAGGAGGTGCACCTGCACTAACAGAAGCTGAAGTCATCAAG GCTGCAATGAGCATTATAATGAACTGTTTTCATCCGGAATCTTGTGATATTCATCTCAATCATGGGTACTTACTGGATGCATTATGGTCATGGATAGGAATTAAAGACGACTGCAGGCACAAAGTAGCAGAG CTGCTGTCTATGTTGGGCTCTTTGCGTCCTCAATCTCCTgaaagaaagttgaagtggGGTCTTATTAGGCAACAACTTCGACAG GAGCTTAATTTGACAGAAGCTGCTGTGAATAAACTGCACACTGTTGTGTTAAGATTCTGTGGTGATGCTGATCAGGCCCTTCCTAGATTGAGAGGTGCACTTCCATCAG ATAAGGCCACACGCAAAGCACTTGATGAGTTAGCAGAGCTTATGAGTTACTTAAGAGTCTGGAAGCTTGATAAGCATGTCCACGTTGATCCCCTTATGCCACCAACTGAGAGTTATCACAGGAATTTATTTTTTCAG ATTTTTTTGAGGAAGGATAACAATTCTGGTTCGCTCGTGGAAGGAACTCTCCTTGCAGTTGGTGGTCGTTATGATCACCTGATTCACAGTTTATGGACTAAAATTTAT AAATCAAATCCTCCAGGTGCTGTTGGGACCAGCATTGCTCTTGAGACGATAATTCAACACTCTTCTGTAGAAATTAAATCTTTCAG GAATGATGCCACAAGTAGTGTTTTAGTTTGCTCAAGAGGAGGCGGTGGTTTGCTAAGGGAACGGATGGAACTTGTTGCCGAATTATGGGAGGAGAAAATTAGG GCTGAGTTTGTTCCAGCGTCTGATCCAAGTCTTACAGAGCAGTATGAGTATGCAAATGAGCGTGATATACGATGTCTTGTAATCATCACAGAAATGAGTGTATCAGAGAAAGGTTCGGTCCAG GTTCGTCATCTAGATCTTAAAAGGACCAAAGAAGTTGATAGGGAAAACGTGGTTAAGTTTTTGTCGGATGCATTCGCCTCCCAGTTTAGGAATCCATCCATGTGGACATAG
- the LOC108195104 gene encoding eIF-2-alpha kinase GCN2 isoform X2: protein MIYNLVEAAQEFLSEIAPLGQLHDSAAGKNSITSVDEPPIYFEKACLMRGPFVYGFLDLFSGSGESWQFSLAMEDSRHMDSTLDGHRHGYGTPEKTIGHDVMPSFEVTKQGNLRNLSGKTALRTSTANLEMLDEKSEEESSSDTFSDQAEESDGNATSSEDALVDEHLAEIDYDQESTEQSLYIASPIQDQSSQTNARDLILAHLLRVACAPKGPLADSLPEITSELYNLGVVSHQVRDYALKSAPLFDRTFNHVFAHHMASSKNTHFWMASSDIGEQNSSATPSSRYLNDFEELQPLGQGGFGHVVLCKNKLDGRQYAMKKIRLKDKSPPVNDRIVREVATLSRLQHQHVVRYYQAWFETGVFGHNDGLWGSESARSSSFSYIDANPTDLTENDKIESTYLYIQMEYCPRTLRQMFESYDHFDKERAWNFSRQIVEGLAHIHGQGIIHRDLTPNNIFFDARSDIKIGDFGLAKFLKLEQLEQDLDLAETPGVSVDGTGRVGTYFYTAPEIEQGWLKINEKADMYSFGIVFLELWHPFTTAMERHIVLSDLKQKGELPSDWVAEFPEQAMLLRRLMSPSPSDRPSATELLKHVFPPRMEYELVDNILRKMHSSEDTSIRDKVVNALFDEEIVAPKARQETFDTPKLREHDASIQYTELDTAVRDQVVEVTVEVFKQHCAKHMEILPMQLLGSSSQLERKTVKLLANGGDMIELCQELRLPFVNWVVANQKTAYKRYEVCCVYRRAIGHSPPNRYLQGDLDIVGGAPALTEAEVIKAAMSIIMNCFHPESCDIHLNHGYLLDALWSWIGIKDDCRHKVAELLSMLGSLRPQSPERKLKWGLIRQQLRQELNLTEAAVNKLHTVVLRFCGDADQALPRLRGALPSDKATRKALDELAELMSYLRVWKLDKHVHVDPLMPPTESYHRNLFFQIFLRKDNNSGSLVEGTLLAVGGRYDHLIHSLWTKIYKSNPPGAVGTSIALETIIQHSSVEIKSFRNDATSSVLVCSRGGGGLLRERMELVAELWEEKIRAEFVPASDPSLTEQYEYANERDIRCLVIITEMSVSEKGSVQVRHLDLKRTKEVDRENVVKFLSDAFASQFRNPSMWT from the exons ATGATTTACAATTTAGTAGAGGCTGCTCAAGAGTTTTTGTCTGAGATTGCTCCGCTTGGACAATTACATGACTCA GCGGCAGGCAAAAATAGCATTACCTCTGTAGATGAACCGCCAATATATTTCGAAAAAGCTTGCTTAATGCGCGGGCCTTTTGTTTATGGTTTCCTAGATCTTTTCAGTGGTTCGGGGGAGTCGTGGCAGTTTAGCCTTGCAATGGAAGATAGTAGGCATATGGACTCTACATTAGATGGTCATAGACATGGGTATGGGACTCCAGAGAAGACAATTGGGCATGATGTGATGCCGTCATTTGAGGTGACTAAGCAGGGCAATCTACGTAACCTTTCTGGAAAGACTGCTTTGCGTACGTCTACGGCAAATTTGGAAATGCTTGATGAAAAGAGTGAAGAAGAAAGTAGTTCTGATACATTCAgtgatcaagcagaagaatcagATGGAAATGCTACATCTAGTGAG GATGCTCTTGTGGATGAACATTTAGCAGAAATTGATTATGACCAAGAAAGTACCGAACAGTCATTATATATAGCTTCTCCAATACAGGATCAGTCATCTCAAACAAATGCACGAGATTTGATTCTG GCTCACTTACTTCGGGTTGCTTGTGCTCCTAAAGGCCCGTTAGCTGATTCTTTGCCAGAAATTACTTCAGAACTGTACAACCTAGGA GTTGTCTCCCATCAAGTACGAGATTATGCTCTTAAGTCGGCTCCACTATTCGACAGAACTTTTAACCATGTGTTTGCTCATCATATG GCTTCTTCCAAGAACACACATTTTTGGATGGCTTCTTCTGACATTGGAGAGCAAAATTCATCAGCTACTCCAAGTTCGCgttatttaaatgattttgagGAGCTTCAACCTCTGG GTCAGGGTGGATTTGGGCATGTTGTGCTTTGCAAGAATAAGCTAGATGGAAGGCAGTATGCAATGAAGAAAATTCGCTTGAAGGATAAAAGTCCACCAGTTAATGATAGAATAGTGAG GGAAGTGGCTACATTGTCCCGTCTGCAGCATCAGCATGTTGTCCGTTACTATCAG GCTTGGTTTGAAACAGGAGTTTTTGGGCACAATGATGGACTCTGGGGTTCTGAAAGTGCAAGAAGCTCCAGTTTCAGCTATATAGATGCAAATCCAACAGACCTTACAGAGAATGACAAAATTGAGTCAACATATCTATATATTCAAATGGAGTATTGCCCAAG GACCCTTCGACAGATGTTTGAATCTTATGATCATTTTGACAAGGAACGTGCATGGAATTTTTCTCGACAAATTGTAGAAGGACTAGCTCATATTCATGGACAAGGAATTATACACCGTGATTTGACAccaaataatatcttttttgaTGCCCGCAGTGATATCAAGATTGGGGATTTTGGTCTTG CAAAGTTCTTGAAGCTTGAGCAACTGGAACAAGATCTGGATCTTGCTGAGACACCAGGAGTATCAGTTGATGGTACTGGGCGTGTTGGGACATATTTCTATACTGCACCAGAAATTGAGCAAGGGTGGTTAAAAATCAACGAGAAG GCAGACATGTACAGCTTTGGAATCGTCTTTCTTGAGCTGTGGCATCCATTTACTACAGCTATGGAACGACACATTGTCCTGTCTGACCTTAAACAGAAGGGAGAACTTCCTTCTGATTGGGTTGCTGAATTTCCAGAGCAAGCAATGCTATTACGACGCTTGATGTCTCCTAGTCCCTCGGACCGTCCATCAGCAACAGAGCTCCTTAAACATGTTTTCCCTCCTCGAATGGAATACGAGCTGGTTGATA ATATTCTGCGTAAGATGCATTCCTCAGAGGATACCAGTATTCGGGATAAAGTTGTCAATGCTTTATTTGACGAGGAGATTGTAGCTCCGAAAGCACGCCAAGAAACTTTTGATACACCAAAGCTTAGAGAACATGACGCATCTATTCAATACACAGAGCTAGATACTGCAGTACGTGATCAGGTTGTGGAAGTCACCGTTGAAGTGTTTAAGCAACATTGTGCAAAACATATGGAGATATTACCCATGCAACTGCTAGGCAGTAGTTCACAACTTGAAAG GAAGACTGTGAAATTGTTAGCCAATGGGGGGGACATGATTGAGCTTTGCCAGGAGCTGCGCTTGCCCTTTGTGAATTGGGTTGTTGCAAACCAG AAGACTGCTTACAAACGGTATGAAGTATGTTGTGTATATCGCCGTGCAATTGGCCATTCACCGCCAAATCGTTACCTTCAG GGGGACTTGGATATAGTAGGAGGTGCACCTGCACTAACAGAAGCTGAAGTCATCAAG GCTGCAATGAGCATTATAATGAACTGTTTTCATCCGGAATCTTGTGATATTCATCTCAATCATGGGTACTTACTGGATGCATTATGGTCATGGATAGGAATTAAAGACGACTGCAGGCACAAAGTAGCAGAG CTGCTGTCTATGTTGGGCTCTTTGCGTCCTCAATCTCCTgaaagaaagttgaagtggGGTCTTATTAGGCAACAACTTCGACAG GAGCTTAATTTGACAGAAGCTGCTGTGAATAAACTGCACACTGTTGTGTTAAGATTCTGTGGTGATGCTGATCAGGCCCTTCCTAGATTGAGAGGTGCACTTCCATCAG ATAAGGCCACACGCAAAGCACTTGATGAGTTAGCAGAGCTTATGAGTTACTTAAGAGTCTGGAAGCTTGATAAGCATGTCCACGTTGATCCCCTTATGCCACCAACTGAGAGTTATCACAGGAATTTATTTTTTCAG ATTTTTTTGAGGAAGGATAACAATTCTGGTTCGCTCGTGGAAGGAACTCTCCTTGCAGTTGGTGGTCGTTATGATCACCTGATTCACAGTTTATGGACTAAAATTTAT AAATCAAATCCTCCAGGTGCTGTTGGGACCAGCATTGCTCTTGAGACGATAATTCAACACTCTTCTGTAGAAATTAAATCTTTCAG GAATGATGCCACAAGTAGTGTTTTAGTTTGCTCAAGAGGAGGCGGTGGTTTGCTAAGGGAACGGATGGAACTTGTTGCCGAATTATGGGAGGAGAAAATTAGG GCTGAGTTTGTTCCAGCGTCTGATCCAAGTCTTACAGAGCAGTATGAGTATGCAAATGAGCGTGATATACGATGTCTTGTAATCATCACAGAAATGAGTGTATCAGAGAAAGGTTCGGTCCAG GTTCGTCATCTAGATCTTAAAAGGACCAAAGAAGTTGATAGGGAAAACGTGGTTAAGTTTTTGTCGGATGCATTCGCCTCCCAGTTTAGGAATCCATCCATGTGGACATAG